Part of the Pseudomonas sp. M30-35 genome is shown below.
AGGAATGATCAGCCGGCCCGCGGTTTTCTCGGCAATTTCCTCGACGCTAACCCCTGGCGCGCGCTCGCGCAGAATGAAGGCCCCGCCTTCTATTTCAAGGTAGGCGAGGTCGGTCAGCACTTTTTTAATGCAACCGGCACCGGTGAGGGGCAGGCTACAGCGTGACAGCAGTTTGGACTCACCGTCTTTGGACGCGTGAGTCATGGTCACGATGATATTGTCGGCACCCGCCACCAGATCCATGGCGCCGCCCATGCCTTTGATCAGCTTGCCCGGAATCATCCATGAGGCGATGTTGCCGTCGACATCGACCTCGAAAGCACCGAGCACGGTGAGGTCAACGTGACCGCCGCGAATCATGGCAAAGGATTCGGCCGAGGAAAAAATCGATGCGCCCTTGATGGCAGTAACGGTCTGCTTGCCAGCATTAATCATGTCTGCATCGACTTGATCATCTTTAGGAAAGGCGCCCATGCCGAGCAGGCCGTTCTCTGATTGCAGCATTACTTGAATGTTATTCGGCACATAGTTGGCCACCAGTGTTGGAATGCCAATGCCCAGGTTAACGTAGTAGCCGTCCTTGAGTTCGCGCGCCACGCGTTGCGCCATTTGTTCACGGGTAAGTGCCATAGTCGCCTCTTGTCAGTTCGGATGGGTCACGCCAGCACGGTGCGTTTTTCAATGCGCTTTTCGAAGCGGCCTTGAATGATTCGGTCGACATAGATACCGGGCGTGTGGATTTGCGCCGGATCGAGTTCGCCGGGTTCGACGATTTCCTCAACTTCGACCACGGTGATGCGCCCGGCGGTGGCGGCCAGTGGGTTGAAATTCTGCGCCGTATGCCGATAGATGACGTTGCCGAAGTGGTCTGCTTTCCAGCCTTTGACGATGGCGAAGTCGCCGGTTATCGACGGTTCCAGGATGTAGTTGCGACCTGCGTACTCGCGTACTTCTTTACCTTCAGCAACGGGGGTGC
Proteins encoded:
- a CDS encoding CoA transferase subunit B — its product is MALTREQMAQRVARELKDGYYVNLGIGIPTLVANYVPNNIQVMLQSENGLLGMGAFPKDDQVDADMINAGKQTVTAIKGASIFSSAESFAMIRGGHVDLTVLGAFEVDVDGNIASWMIPGKLIKGMGGAMDLVAGADNIIVTMTHASKDGESKLLSRCSLPLTGAGCIKKVLTDLAYLEIEGGAFILRERAPGVSVEEIAEKTAGRLIIPEHVPEMTF